From Candidatus Margulisiibacteriota bacterium:
TATTCCCATGGCGCCCGGCAAGTTTGTCGCCGATCGAGAGCTTTCTTGACTGCGCTATGTAGACCCTTATTATCTCGTGAACTCCGGGAGGAAGCTCGTCGCCGTTCTCCCTTGAAAAGGTCTTGACCGAGATCACTTTCCCGACCTCTCCCGGCGGAACTTTGAGCGAGGTGTCCCTCATATCCCTGGCTTTGTCGCCGAAGATCGCCCTTAAAAGTTTTTCTTCGGCAGGAAGCTCGGTCTCTCCCTTGGGAGTTACCTTGCCCACCAGAATGTCGCCCGGCTTGACCTCGGCCCCAACAAGGATCACTCCGCGTTCATCAAGGTTCCTCAAAGCGTCCTCGCTTACATTCGGGATCTCTCTAGTTATCTCCTCCATGCCGAGTTTGGTGGTCCTGACATCCACCTCAAGCCTCTCTATATGTATAGAGGTCAGAACATCGTCCCTTACAAGCCTTTCGCTCACAAGGATAGAGTCTTCATAGTTGTATCCTTCCCAGGGCATAAAGGCCACCAGGATGTTCCTGCCAAGAGCTATCTCTCCTCCGTCAGTGGTAGAGCCGTCCGCTATCACCTGTCCCTTTTTCACCTTTTGCCCCGCCTCAACTATCGGGCGCTGGTGCAGGCAGGTGTTCTGGTTGCTCCTCTGAAATTTCTTTAGCGAGTAAGTCTCGGTCTTTCCTGAATCGTTCTTAATAGAGATCTCGGTAGAAGTCACTTTTGTCACGGAGCCTGAAGAATCGCACACCAGAGGGATCTTTGAGTCAAGCGCCGTCTGTTCTTCTAGCCCGGTACCCACAAAGGGAGCCTCCGGACACAGCAGAGGAACCGACTGCCTTTGCATGTTGGCACCCATCAGAGCCCTGTTAGCATCGTCATGTTCAAGGAAAGGTATCAGCGCAGTGGTTATGCCTATGACCTGTTCCGGGGCAACTCCAATATAATCCAGGTCTTCCGACGGCACCACCACAAATTCCCGCTTGAACCTTGCGGGAACTTTGCTGTCCAGTATCTTTCCGTGATCATCTTTCCGAACATCGCACGGCCCTATTTTATAGTAGTCTTCTATATCTGCCGTCATGTACTCTATCTTGTCGGTCAATTTTCCGTTGACTACCTTAAAATAGGGTGTCTCTATAAAGCCGTACTCATTCACTCTCGCATAGGTGGAAAGGGAAGAAATAATACCCGCATTGGGGCCTTCAGGAGTCTCGATAGGACAGACCCTGCCGTAATGGGAAGGATGGATGTCCCTGACCTCAAAGCCGGCCCTTTCCCTGGTAAGACCTCCAGGTCCAAGAGCGCTGAGCCTTCTTTTGTGCGTCAATTCCGAAAGCGGGTTGGTCTGGTCCATGAACTGGGACAGCTGGGACGAACCGAAGAACTCACGGAAAACCGCCACTATCGGCCTGATGTTTATCAGCTGCGAGGGGACCAGTTTTTCTCCGCTTTTTATGACCATCTGCTCGCGGATAAGGCGCTCCACACGGACAAGCCCCACCCTGAACTGTCTCTGCAAAAGCTCTCCCACCGACCTGATCCTTCTGTTGCCTAGATGGTCGATGTCGTCCGGCATGCCCTCTCCCAGATTGATCTTGATCAGGGTCCTTACTATGCCCAGTATATCGTCCTTGGTTATGGTCCTCTTGCTTTCAGCTACATCTATGCCCAGCCTCTTGTTCATCTTGTACCTGCCTACCCTGCCGAGGTCATACCTCTTGGCGCTGAAGAAAAGGTTGTTGAGGTAGGTCTGCGCGCCTTCCGCCGTAATGGGATCGCCGGGCCGCAGTTTTTTATAGATGTCGAGAAGCGCTTCTTCTTTTGGCATTATCGGCGCTTCTTTGAGCGTCTTTCTCCTGAACTCGTTATCGCACAGCGCCGAGTTTATCTCTTTTTCTGTGCAGCCGATAGCGCATAAAAGCTTGGTTATCGGTATTTTGCGCGTCCTGTTTATCCTGGCGTGGATAACATTCTGGGCATCGCTTTCTATCTCAAGCCAGGAACCTCTGTCGGGCACGATAGTGGCATAATAGGTCATTTTGCCGGCGCGCTCCGAATGCTTGCTCCCGCGGAAATAGACGCCCGAAGAGCGGACCATCTGGCTGACAACGACCCTTTCCGCCCCGTTTATCACAAAGGTGGCGCTTTCCGTCATCAGAGGAAGGTCCCCGATAAATACTTCCTGGGATTTTACCTCGCCGGTCTCCTTGTCCAGGAGCCTTGCGGTAACCTTAAGGGGGGCGCAATATGTGACCTCCCTGATAAGGCAGTCCTCCAGGCTGTATTTAGGCTTTTCAAGTTTATAGGCGCCCGTAAATTCCAGCTCATACTTTCCGCCATGGCCCTTTATGGGAGAAATATTCTTTAATTCCTCCTTGAGCCCCCTGTCCAAAAAGTCCTGAAAGGAGCTTTTCTGCATCTCCAAAAAATCCGGCGGCTTAAGTTTTTTTACGGACCTAGGGTAAGGATTTATCCTTTTTTTACTTGATTTCAACTGCGCCTCCCTGCTCTTCGAGCTTTTTCTTGATCTCTTCCGCTTCGGCCTTCTTGATCTTGGTCTTTACCGGCTTCGGCACGGTGTCAACTATGTCCTTTGCCTCCTTGAGCCCGAGACCCGTCAGCTCCCTTACTACCTTCAGGATCTGGATCTTCTTGTCCCCTACGGAGGTAAGGATAACATCAACCTCGTCCTTGGCTTCTTCGGCCGGGCCTGCCGCTGCCGCCGCTCCCATCACCGCCACCGGAGCCGCTGCCGTTACGCCGAACTTTTCTTCCAGCTTTTTGACCAGCTCGGAAAGCTCCAGCACCGTCATCCCTTCGATCGTAGTCATCATCTCTTCTAAATTAGCCACTTAACTCAGCCTCCCTTCTTTTTTGAAATAGCATCAAGCGTGTAGACCAGCTTTCTCACGGGCCCTGACAACACATTAACAAAACCGCTTATCGGGCTCTTCATGCCAGCAAGGGCCATTGCGATCAGTGTTTCCCTTCCGGGAAGGGCCGCGATCTTTTTGACCATCGAGGCATCGACAAACCTGCCTTCCATGACGGCGCCTTTAACGGCCGGTTTTTCATTCTCTTTAAGGAATTTTGAAAGGACTTTTGCCGGGCTTATCGGATCTCCGTAGCCAAAAATAACAGATGTCGGTCCCGCAAGTATCGGGCGGATCTTTTCAAGATTATCGCCCTCAAAGGAGCGTTCCGCCAAGGTGTTCTTTACGACCTTGTAGACCGCCTTTTCTTTCCAGAGCTCGTTGCGCAGTTTGGTCATCTGCGCCACGGTAAGGGCGTTGTGGTCCGTAAAAACAATGATACTGCTTTTACTTATGCTTTCCTTGATCTCGGCCACTGCAGAGACTTTTTCAGGCCTGGGCTCCTTTACCGCCTTTTTTGCTTCCTTGATCATGATCAGTCAGCCTCCTGCGCGTTCTTAAGCGCTTTTTGAACATTAAGTTTTATCGACGGCCCCATTGTAGAAGAGATGTAGGCCGACTTAAAATACAGCCCTTTAAAGGCACTGGGCCTGGCCTTGTTAACCCCCTCAAGCACAGCCATGATATTTGAGGCTATGGCTTTTGCGTCAAAAGACACCTTGCCGATGCCAAGGTGAATGACGGCGGATTTGTCGGGTTTGAACTCCACTTTGCCCGCCTTAAAATCTTTGACAGCCTTTGAAATATCATTAGTAACGGTACCGGCCTTTGGATTTGGCATAAGGCCTTTTTTACCGAGGACTTTGCCGAGCTTGCCTACGGAGGCCATAACATCCGGGGTAGCAAGAAGAAGGTCAAATTCAGTCCAGCCGCCCATTATTTTTTCCACAAGGTCATCCATTCCAACATGGTCGGCCCCCGCCTCCTGGGCCTCTTTATACTTTTCACCCTTTGCCAGAACGGCAAGGGTCACTTTTTTGCCGGTCCCTCCGGGAAGAGCCACAGTCCCCCTCACATTCTGGTCGGTCTTTTTGGGGTCTATCCCCAGCCTTATAGAAAGGTCTATGGTCTCGTCAAATTTTGCCGGGGCGGTCTTTTTGAGGAGCTCGACTGCTTCTTCTATAATGTATAGGGCGTTCCTGTCAACAAGCTTTGCTTTTTCGGCGTATTTCTTTCCTGTTTTCATCCTTTTATCTCGATTCCCATATTTCTTGCCGTCCCCTCGATTATCCTGCTGGCAGCTTTTATGTCCCTTGCATTGAGGTCAGGCAGTTTGATCTGCGCTATCTCCTCGACCTGTTTTTTTGTTACGGACCCGACCTTGTTCCTGTTGGGCTCTCCGGAACCTTTTTCCACCCCTGCCGCTTTTGTAA
This genomic window contains:
- the rpoB gene encoding DNA-directed RNA polymerase subunit beta — translated: MKSSKKRINPYPRSVKKLKPPDFLEMQKSSFQDFLDRGLKEELKNISPIKGHGGKYELEFTGAYKLEKPKYSLEDCLIREVTYCAPLKVTARLLDKETGEVKSQEVFIGDLPLMTESATFVINGAERVVVSQMVRSSGVYFRGSKHSERAGKMTYYATIVPDRGSWLEIESDAQNVIHARINRTRKIPITKLLCAIGCTEKEINSALCDNEFRRKTLKEAPIMPKEEALLDIYKKLRPGDPITAEGAQTYLNNLFFSAKRYDLGRVGRYKMNKRLGIDVAESKRTITKDDILGIVRTLIKINLGEGMPDDIDHLGNRRIRSVGELLQRQFRVGLVRVERLIREQMVIKSGEKLVPSQLINIRPIVAVFREFFGSSQLSQFMDQTNPLSELTHKRRLSALGPGGLTRERAGFEVRDIHPSHYGRVCPIETPEGPNAGIISSLSTYARVNEYGFIETPYFKVVNGKLTDKIEYMTADIEDYYKIGPCDVRKDDHGKILDSKVPARFKREFVVVPSEDLDYIGVAPEQVIGITTALIPFLEHDDANRALMGANMQRQSVPLLCPEAPFVGTGLEEQTALDSKIPLVCDSSGSVTKVTSTEISIKNDSGKTETYSLKKFQRSNQNTCLHQRPIVEAGQKVKKGQVIADGSTTDGGEIALGRNILVAFMPWEGYNYEDSILVSERLVRDDVLTSIHIERLEVDVRTTKLGMEEITREIPNVSEDALRNLDERGVILVGAEVKPGDILVGKVTPKGETELPAEEKLLRAIFGDKARDMRDTSLKVPPGEVGKVISVKTFSRENGDELPPGVHEIIRVYIAQSRKLSIGDKLAGRHGNKGVVSRVLPMEDMPYLPDGTPVDIVLNPLGVPSRMNVGQIYELLLGEAARHLGCNYEVPIFYETFEEDASIKPIEKELERAALETGSGWLTKTGKVELRDGRTGKTFDRAVVCGTMYIMKLIHLVDDKMHARSTGPYSLITQQPLGGKAQFGGQRFGEMEVWALEAYGAAHCLQELLTIKSDDVGGRAKVYESIIKGRPMSKPGTPESFKVLVKELRSLGLDLKLITKEGKEINLDEDSKQVQQSRRGRGFFGGSSLSKEREK
- the rplL gene encoding 50S ribosomal protein L7/L12, whose translation is MANLEEMMTTIEGMTVLELSELVKKLEEKFGVTAAAPVAVMGAAAAAGPAEEAKDEVDVILTSVGDKKIQILKVVRELTGLGLKEAKDIVDTVPKPVKTKIKKAEAEEIKKKLEEQGGAVEIK
- the rplJ gene encoding 50S ribosomal protein L10, encoding MIKEAKKAVKEPRPEKVSAVAEIKESISKSSIIVFTDHNALTVAQMTKLRNELWKEKAVYKVVKNTLAERSFEGDNLEKIRPILAGPTSVIFGYGDPISPAKVLSKFLKENEKPAVKGAVMEGRFVDASMVKKIAALPGRETLIAMALAGMKSPISGFVNVLSGPVRKLVYTLDAISKKKGG
- the rplA gene encoding 50S ribosomal protein L1, which gives rise to MKTGKKYAEKAKLVDRNALYIIEEAVELLKKTAPAKFDETIDLSIRLGIDPKKTDQNVRGTVALPGGTGKKVTLAVLAKGEKYKEAQEAGADHVGMDDLVEKIMGGWTEFDLLLATPDVMASVGKLGKVLGKKGLMPNPKAGTVTNDISKAVKDFKAGKVEFKPDKSAVIHLGIGKVSFDAKAIASNIMAVLEGVNKARPSAFKGLYFKSAYISSTMGPSIKLNVQKALKNAQEAD